In Blastocatellia bacterium, the genomic window CGCGACCCGCCACCTGGGTTAAGAGCTGAAACGTGCGCTCGGCGGCGCGAAAGTCGGGCAAGCAGAGCCCCGCGTCTACAGAGATGACGCCGACCAGCGTGACGTTCGGAAAGTCATGGCCTTTGGCGATCATCTGTGTGCCGACGACCAGATCAATCGTCCCCGCGGCAAACTCCATCAGCAGGTGTTCGAGGCTGCCGCGCCGGCGGGTCGTGTCGCGGTCAATGCGAGCGATGGACTTGTCAGGGAACAGCTCGCGCAGCTTGGCTTCGAGCTGCTCGGTGCCTTCGCCGACATATTGAATGTATTGCCCATCACACGCCGGGCAGACACGCGGCGCGGGCCGTATGTAGTTGCAGTAATGGCATTGCAGGCTTTGATTGTAGCGGTGATAGGTGAGCGTCACATCGCAATTCGGGCAGTGAATCGCGTCGCCGCACGAGCGGCACATCGCAAACGACGAGAAGCCGCGGCGGTTCAAGAGGATCATCACCTGCTCGCCGCGCTCGAAGCTTTCAGCCATCGCCGTCTTCAGCTCGTCTGAGAAGGTCACCTGCTTGCCGTGGCGCTTGAAGACTTCGCGCATATCAACGGTCTCGACCGCCGCGAGCGCCCGGTTGCCATAGCGCGTGTCGAGCCGTATGTATTCGTACTTCCCTGTCGTCGCGTTATGCACAGATTCGAGCGAGGGCGTTGCCGAGCCGAGCACGACCACGGCGTTCGCCCGCAGGGCGCGCATGATGGCGGTGTCGCGCCCGTGGTAGCGCGGCGTTTCGTCCTGCTTGTACGAGGTCTCGTGCTCTTCGTCAACGACGATGATGCCGAGATTGTCGAGCGGCGCGAAGACCGCCGAGCGCGTGCCGATGCAGACGCGCGCCTCGCCGTCTTTGATGCGCCGCCACTCGTCCGTGCGCTCGCCTTCAGACAAGCTCGAATGCAGGATGGCAACGGCGTCGCCGAAGATGGCGCGCAAGCGGCGCGAGAAGACCGGCGTCAGCGCAATCTCCGGCACCAGCATCAGCGCCGACTGTCCGCGCCGCGTCGCCTCGCGCATGGCGCGGATGTAGATTTCCGTCTTGCCGCTGCCGGTGACGCCGTGCAGCAGAAAGGTCGCGTAGTGGCGCTCGTCCAGGCGCGCGATGATGCGGTCGAGGGCGCGCTGCTGGTCGTCGTTGAGCGTCACCAGTTCCAGCTCTTGCTGCTCGACGTGCGCCAGCGGGTCGCGGCGCACCTCGCGGGCGAAGACTTCGACGAGGCCGCGCTTCTCAAGCGTCCGCACGACCGAGGCCGAGACGTCGGCGGTTTCCAGCAGGTCGCTGAAGGTGAACGGCTCGCCGGCTTCTTCGAGGGTTTCGACGACGCGCTGTTGCGATGGCGTGAGCGGCGAGTCGCCGGTGCCGCCATCGAAGGCGCGCTCGCTGAGCCGCACGGCGTTTTGTAACTTGGGCTTCAAACGGCTCTCGCCGACGCGCTCGGCGACGCGCACGAAGCCGGCGCGCTCAAGCTGACGCACCAGCGCCGAAGCGTGCGATTTCGACAGGTGGCGCTCAAGCTCGCGGGTGCCGAGGTGACCGCTGGCGGCGACCAGCTCAAGGGCTTGCAGCTTCGACGACGACCAGCTAAAGCCCGCCGACACCTGTGCCAGCGCGGCGCGACCCGCCTCGGTGATCGTCAGGACTTGCTCGGTGGCGACCGTCGCGCCCGCGGGCAAGGCGGTGCGCAGGCACTCGCCCCACGGCGCGTGGTAATAATCACTCATCCACTTGGTCAGGTGCAGGATGTCGCGGGTGATGATGGGCGACTCGTCAACCAGCTCTTCGACTTCTTTGACGTCGCCTTCGGTGACCTCGCCGGCAAGCTCGTGGTGCAGGGCGACGATGAAGCCGGTCAGCAGCTTTTTGCCGAACGGCACGACGACGCGGCTGCCGGCGTGCGCGCGCCGCGCCATGTCGCCCGGCAACCGATAGGTGAAGGTCTGACGGATGTGGACGGGAACCGCTACCTCTGCGAACATCGCGGGGGATTGTACACGAAAAGTCGGCGGGCGTCAGCGGGCAGCGCGCAGCCATTCACGAAAGGCGCGCAGGGTGGCGCTCTGTCCATCGCGCTTGTTCTGCTCAAGGAAGCGCGTCAGGACTTCAGCGGTGAGCAGCGGGAAGGCGCGGCTCGCGGGCGCTTCGACGTAGCCTTCATCGGACAGGTGATAGATGTAAAGGCGGCTCTTGCGATAGCGCCAGAATTCGGGCACGCCGATGGCGGCGTAGAATTCCATCTTGCCGACCGATTCGCTCCAGATGTCAATCTCGACGACGACATCGGGCGGCGGGTCGGTCATCAGGTTGATCTCTTCTTTGCCGATGATCTGCTCGGCGTTCTTGACGTAGAAACAGGTGTCCGGCTCCGCGCCCATCTGTAGCTGCTCATCTTTGAAAGTCGTCGAACCGGCGGTCTCCAGCGTCAGATCCGTCTCGATTGCAAGTAGGGTGACCAGTTGTAAGAGCAAATCTTTAGGCCGCTCGTGGCGCAATGTTGGACTCATTATCTCCAGCCTCCCGCGAAAGTAGCTGATGCGGAGCGCACAATCGCCTAATTCATCAAGAAGCTGTTCGTACTCTTCCCAGGAAACGTCGTAGAGGGTCAGCCTGCCGCCCGCCGGCATGTGCGCGATGGCATCAACGAGATAGCTTGTGGCATGCGTCGTCATAGAACTACTCTGCACAGCTTAGGAGGTGTGAACATCATACTAAAGCGCGCCGCACTTGTCACCCGCCGCCGCTTTTGACATAGTTCAAGCGAATGAACCCAAAGCCACTCAAAGAAGTCATTCGGCCAACGACGATCATCGAAGCGCCGCGCCTCGCCCGGCACCTGGGCGTCGAGCTGACGATTGCCACCGAGACTTTTCAATTCACCGGCAGCTTCAAGCTCCGCGCCGCGTATAACCTTGCGGCAAAAGTCAGCCAGCAGCAGATCATCACCGCCTCGTCGGGCAACTACGGGCAGGCGATGGCCTACGCCTGTCGCTTGCTCGGCAAATCATGCACGATTGTTATGCCGGCGACCTCTGCGCGGGTGAAGATTGATGCGGTGCGCGAATTCGGCGGCACGGTTGACCTGATAGACGTTCGCGAGATTAGCCGCGCAGCGCGCGTCGCTGATCTCGCAGCCGCGAACCCTGACGCCTATGTCGCCAGCGCCTATGACGACCCGCTGGTCATCGAAGGCAACGCCAGCCTGGGCGCGGAGCTGGCGGGGCTCGCGGGTCAGTTCGATTACGTCATCGCCCCGGTCGGCGGCGGCGGGCTGACTTCGGGGCTCATCAAAGGCTTGCGCGAGGCCGCAAGCCCTGTGCGGGTGGTCGGTGCCGAGCCGCTCGTGGCTAACGACGCCGCGCGCTCGCTGCGCGCCGGTCACATCGTCGCTAACGAGCGAGAGCCGCAGACAATTGCCGATGGCGCGCGCACGGTCAGCGTCGGCCAGCACAACTGGGCGATTCTAGAAAGCGGGTTGGCGCACATTGTCGAAGTGCCGGAAGCGAATATCCGCGCCGGCGTGCGGCTGCTGTTCGGACTGGCAAACCTCAAAGCCGAGCCGACGGGCGCGCTCGCCATCGGCGCGTTGATGACCGAGCCCGAAAGGTTCCGCGACCTTCGCGTCTACTGCGTCATCAGCGGCGGCAACGTTGACGCGGAAGTCTATCGCCAGATTCTGGCCGAGCCCTAGAGCCGTTTTCGATTGGGTTTGCCATGTGGCGCAAGCTGTTAGCTTGCGCCACACCCGGCGGCAAACAAAAAGCCGGCGCTGACCCGATTGCTACAGGTCAGCGCCGGCAATTCATCCACACCTTTGATGCGTGCGGGATTCAAGCGCAACCGGCTTTGCCCGAAGCGGCAAAGCGATGATGGCTGGCGCGCGGATTAAAAGATGCGCCGTTTCTCGCGCCGGTTCTTGTAGAGCCAGAGAGCGGTTGCCGCGCCGCCGCCGACCGCCGCGCCGATTGCCGCGCCCTTCTTGCCTTTGGTCACACCGCCGACCACCGCGCCGGCTCCCGCGCCGGTGCCGATGACCGTCGCTGCGCCCAGCGGGCCGGGCATCCAACGATGACGGTACTCATAGTTGACGATGCCCGGACCATCAAAGAAGGTGATCCGGCTGTCGCCGACTTTATAGCCATTCTTGTCGCGCCTGATGAACTGACCTATGCGTTCCTGCGCCGAGGCGGCCGCGGGAAGCAGCAGGGCGAGGAACGACAGCAAGAGCAAGAAACTCGTCAGTTTCTTTTTCATTATTGTCCTCCGGAGATTGAATGAGCGGTTCGTGAGTGCTGAGCAAGCAGCATACTCAGCCATCAGGCGGATGCGCAAGCTCGGGCGCGGCGTTGCCCGCGCCGGAAATAATTCTTAGCGCCGACAACCGGGCGGCAATCGCTTTACGGCTCTTTGACTTTGTCTTTGTCTTCAGTGGAAGAAACGTCGTCGGCGTCAGACGGCACACGGTCGCCTTGCTGCTTATCTAAAGCCGGGTCGGGCGCGAAGCGTCGCGGGTTCTCGCGCTCGCCTTGCTCATCGGTCTGCAACTCGGCGGCCTGTTGATCCATGCCGTCTTTGTTCGCTTCCCAGGGGTTGTCGGTCGCTTCGTCTAAAGATTTCCTGGCGTCGCGGTCATCGGTTCGTTTACTCATGTCGGCCCCTTTCCCGTTTGCGCGCCGGTGGTGAATCACTCTTTGGCGCGCAGGAAGGCGCGCAGGTATTCGCGGTTCAACTGCGAGATGAAGTCGAGCGAAATCTCTTTCGGACAGACCGCCTCGCAAGAGCCGATGACCGTGCAGTTGCCGAAGCCTTCGGCATCCATCGCCTTCACCATGTTGACGACGCGGCGGTCTTTCTCAACTTTTCCCTGCGGCAATGTATTCAGGTGCGCGGCCTTGGCGGCGACAAACAGCATGGCCGAAGCGTTCTTGCAGGCGGCGACGCAGGCGCCGCAACCGATGCAGGCCGCCGCATCCATCGCGCGGTCGGCATCCGGTTTCGCAATCGGAACGCTGTTACCGTCAGGGGTGCCGCCGGTCGCCACCGAGATATAACCACCGGCTTGAATGATGCGGTCAAAGGCCGAGCGGTCTACGACCAGGTCCTTGATGACCGGGAACGACTGCGCCCGCCACGGCTCAAGGGTGATGGTGTCGCCGTCTTTGAAATGGCGCATGTGGAGTTGGCAGGTGGTCGTCGCCATCAACGGCCCGTGCGCCACGCCGTTGATGACCATGCCGCACGTGCCGCAGATGCCTTCGCGGCAGTCGTGGTCAAAAGCAATCGGCTCCTGCCCGGCTTTAATCAAGCCTTCGTTGACGACATCGAGCATCTCCAGAAAAGACATATGCTCGGAGATTTGATTCGCCTGATATTCGACGAACTGGCCGGGGTCGGCGGCGTTCCTCTGCCGCCAAACTCGCAACGTTAGATTCATCTTTTCCTCGGATGGTGACGAGTGACGAGTGACGAGAGAAAAGCAGAACCCTCTTGTCACTCGTCACTCGTCACCGTTTACTTATAACTCCGCTGCGTGAAGTGAACCTCTTCGTATTCGAGCGGCTCTTTGTGCAGCACAGGGCGCTCGTGCAAGCCCTGATACTCCCAGGCGGCGACGTAAGAATAGTTCGCGTCGTCGCGCAGCGCCTCGCCGTCTTCGGTCTGAAACTCTTCGCGGAAGTGGCCGCCGCAGCTTTCATTGCGGTGCAGCGCGTCGAGCACCAGCAGCTCGCCGAACTCTAAGAAGTCAGCCACCCGCCCGGCGTATTCGAGCGACTGGTTCAGATCGTTCCCGTCGCCCAGCACGGCGACGTTCTGCCAGAACTCTTCGCGCAAGGCCGGAATCTCTTCGAGCGCTTCTTCGAGTCCGGCGGCGTTGCGCGCCATGCCGCACTTGTCCCACATGATCTTGCCGAACTGGCGGTGGAAGTCTGTCACCGTGCGCCGGCCCTGAATCGCCAGCAAGCGCCGCGTGCGCGCCGCGACTTCGTCTTCGGCGGCGAGAAACTCGGGGCTGCCGGTGTTCGGCTTCGCGGGCTTTTCGCCGGCAAAGTAATTGCCGATGGTGTAGGGCAAGACGAAATAGCCATCGGCCAGCCCTTGCATCAAGGCGCTCGCCCCCAGGCGGTTGGCGCCGTGGTCAGAGAAGTTCGCCTCGCCGATGACGAACAGGCCGGGGATGTTGCTCATCAGGTTGTAATCCACCCACAGGCCGCCCATCGTGTAATGCACCGCCGGGTAGATGCGCATCGGCACGCGGTAAGCGTTCTCGCCGGTGATGCGCTCGTACATCTCGAACAGGTTGCCGTAGCGTTCGCGGATGACGCGCTCGCCGAGCCGATTGATGGCGTCGCGGAAATCTAGATAGACGCCGCGCCCGCCAGGGCCGACGCCGCGCCCTTCGTCGCAGACCTGCTTGGCGGCGCGCGAAGAGATGTCGCGCGGCGCAAGATTGCCATAGCTCGGATACTTGCGCTCAAGATAGTAATCGCGGTCTTCTTCGGCAATCTCGTTGGGCGGGCGGGCGTCGCCCGCGCGGCGCGGCACCCAGACGCGCCCGTCGTTGCGCAGGCTTTCGCTCATCAACGTCAGCTTCGATTGATAGTCGCCGCTCTGCGGAATGCAAGTCGGGTGAATCTGCGTGTAGCACGGGTTCGCAAAGAAAGCGCCGCGCTTGTAGGCGCGATACGTCGCCGTGACGTTGCAGCCCTTGGCGTTGGTCGAAAGAAAGAAGACGTTGCCGTAACCGCCCGTCGCCAGCACCACCGCATCGGCGGCATGCGAGCTGATCTGCCCGGTCACCAGGTCGCGCACGACGATGCCTTTGGCGTGACCGTCGACGACGACCAGCTCAAGCATCTCTGTGCGCGGGAACATCTTCACGCCGCCGAGGCCGATCTGTTTCGACAGCGCTTGATACGCACCGAGCAACAACTGCTGGCCGGTCTGGCCACGCGCGTAGAAGGTGCGCGACACCTGCGCGCCGCCGAACGAGCGATTCGCCAGATAGCCGCTGTACTCGCGGGCAAACGGCACGCCCTGCGCGACACACTGATCGATGATGTTGACAGAGACTTCCGCCAGCCGGTAGACGTTGGCTTCGCGCGAGCGATAGTCGCCGCCTTTGATCGTGTCATAGAACAGGCGGTAGACCGAGTCGCCGTCGTTGCGATAATTCTTCGCGGCGTTGATGCCGCCCTGCGCCGCAATCGAGTGGGCGCGGCGCGGGCTGTCCTGGTAGCAGAAGCACTTGACGTTATAGCCGAGCTCCGAGAGCGTCGCCGCCGCCGACCCGCCCGCCAGCCCGGAGCCGACGACGATGATGTCGAACTTGCGCTTGTTGGCCGGGTTGACCAGCTTGATGTGATCTTTGTAGCGCGTCCACTTGTCGGCGAGCGCCCCTTTCGGCGGCTGGCCGTTGAGCGCTTCGACGGCGACGCGGTATTCGAGTGATGTGGTAGTCAGCATAACCGTTCACCTGACCCATTTCGCCATCACCGAGATGGGAATCGAGATGTTGCCAAGGAAGATGACGAGCGCCGCCAGCCGCGCCGTGCGGTGGATGGCCGCGACGTTGCTGCGGTTGCGGATGCCGAGCGATTGCAGCGAGCTCGACACGCCGTGGCTCAGGTGCAGGCAGAGCAGCGCCATCGCCAGTATGTAAAAGCCCGACACCCAGGGGTTCGAGAAGCCGCGCACCATCATGCCGTAGACATCGTGGTGCAGCGGATCAGCCGGGTCTTGCAGGCTCATGAATTCAGGGTTGGTGACGCCGAGCGTGAAGTGCATCAGGTGATAGATGATGAAGGCGAATATGACCAGGCCGCTGACGAAGATCGTCCGCGACGCATAGCTGGCGGCGACCGGCTTGCCCGTCGCATATTTCGTTGGCCGGGCATCGCTGTTAGCCGATACCAGTTGCAGCGCCGCGGTGATGTGCATGATGACGATGGCTAGCAGACTGACGCGCGCCGTCCACAGAAGACCGGGCTTGGATTTCAGGAACGCGGCGTAGCCGTTAATGGCTTCGCGGCCCATGTAGATTTGCAGGTTGCCGGCCATGTGGCCGATGACGAAAACAAAAAGCGCCAGGCCGGTGATGGCCATAACGTACTTTTTGCCGAGTGAAGAGCTGTAAGCGCGTACCAGGATGTTCATCGAAAAGCCTTCTCGTTAGCCGGCGGGCGTGATGTATTGATGTCCCCGCGCCCAGGAGTCAGACGGCTCAGGTGATATTGAAAAATAGCAACCCGCGCCCTTGATGTAAAATTCAAAAACCTAATTCAGACGAGCGCAGAGGCTAATAACGACGGCTGACTGACAATGGACGGCTGCCGGCCAGTGAGCGCGCCGCTGCGATCAACCGCTAACGGTCGGCGGGCGTCTGAGCTTACGCGCTAGCGCGATGCCGACGCCGACGATGCGCTCGGACCATTCCAGCGGGCGGCGGCCCTGACTGGTCTCCAGGTATCCCGGCACCGAAGCGACGCCGAGCCGCGTGTAGTGGTCTTCTTCGATCAGAACGATGTCGCCTTCTTCCGGGTCGTCGCGCGACGCGAACAGAATGATGTCGCCTTCGAGCAAGCCGCGCTCAAGCCATGAGCTGTTGACCATCACGCATTCGTAATCGGCTTCGGGGATGTCGAGGACGCGCACGAGGATGTCATCATCGTCGGCGTAGACCTGCTGGCGGCGCTTCTCGTTGGCCGCGATGGTTTCGTCTTTTTCCATGTTCAAATTAGACTCGTCCGGCTGAATCGGGGATGCGCGTTAAGCCTCTATTGAAATCCCGCGCGCCGCGAATGTCAACAAAGAGTGATAAGTGACAAGAAGGAAGTAATGAGGGATGAGGGATGAGGGATGAGTAAGAAGAAAGCGTGCTGGCCGCGCTCTCCTGACTCATCACTTTCCACCCCTCACTCATCACTTCTTGTCACTTGTCACCCCTTTTGGCATCGGTTTTGCCCATTAAACTCCAGACGCGCGATACTTGAATGACTATCGAACAAGGGGATAGGTTATGAGCATGCAAATGTTCGGCGGATTGACACTTAAAGAGCTGGGGCGGCGAACCTGGCGCGAGTCGAATGAAGACAACGTCTGGGGCGGCGCGGCGCAGCTCGGGTATTACTTCCTGCTGGCGCTCTTTCCGATGCTGATTTTCCTCTTCAGCTTGCTCGGCTTTCTGCCCGACGCGCAGGAGAGCATCGTTAAAATGCTGGCCCGTGTCGTTCCCGGCCAGGCCATGACACTGGTGTATCAATTCGTGCAAGATGTCGTCGAACATCGCAGCGGCGGGTTGTTAAGTCTCGGCGTGCTTGGCACGCTGTGGGCGGCATCGAGCGGGATTACGGCTATTATGGGAACGCTCAACGTCGCCTACGATGTCGAAGAGGGGCGGCCATTCTGGAAGGTGCGGCTCACCGCCCTCGGCCTGACCGCAGGGCTGGCGTTGCTGATCACGGGCGGCGCGGTGCTGGTTATGTTCGCCGACAAATTCAGCCAACGGCTGACGGAAATCCTCGGCCTTGGCGGGTTCTTCACCATCGCGTCGAGCGTTGTCGGTTACGCGCTCGGCCTGGCCTGTGTCTTCATCGGCATCGAGCTGATTTATTACTTCGGGCCGAACCTGAAACAGCAGTGGCGCTGGATCACGCCCGGCGCGGTCTTTGCCGCCGCAGGGATCATTCTCGGCTCGCTCGGCTTTTCGCTCTACATGCGTATCGCGCCAAGCAACAGCGCCACTTATGGCTCGCTCGGCGCCGTCATCACCTTGTTGCTCTGGCTCTACTTGCTGGGGCTGGTGCTGCTGATCGGCGGCGAGATCAATTCCGAGATCGAGCACGCCACCCAAAAACCGCAGGAGCGCAAAGAGTCGGAGCCGGAGCTCAAGGCGGCCTGATGGTGTTCAAGTGTTCGCTTCAAGGATTAGCCGGCGGCGCGGCTCAGCGGGCGTTTGAGTGAGTGGATGTTTTCGTTGTACAGCTCATATTCGTCTTTGACATTGTCGCTGGTCGCAAACAGCCAGAGCGGATAAAGGTCGAGGAGAATCTTTTGCGCGCGATCTAAGAAGCGGCGTCGCGACAGGATCGGGTCGTTGGCCGAAAAGTGCTCGCCGACGACGAAGCTGTCGAGCTTTACCCAGCGCCGTGCTGTCTTTGGCAGCGGCCACTTCTGCGCCGGTCCCTGTTCGCTGTCGGCCAGCTCCCAATAGGTTTCGGCGATCTGCCGCT contains:
- a CDS encoding threonine/serine dehydratase, with translation MNPKPLKEVIRPTTIIEAPRLARHLGVELTIATETFQFTGSFKLRAAYNLAAKVSQQQIITASSGNYGQAMAYACRLLGKSCTIVMPATSARVKIDAVREFGGTVDLIDVREISRAARVADLAAANPDAYVASAYDDPLVIEGNASLGAELAGLAGQFDYVIAPVGGGGLTSGLIKGLREAASPVRVVGAEPLVANDAARSLRAGHIVANEREPQTIADGARTVSVGQHNWAILESGLAHIVEVPEANIRAGVRLLFGLANLKAEPTGALAIGALMTEPERFRDLRVYCVISGGNVDAEVYRQILAEP
- a CDS encoding YihY/virulence factor BrkB family protein, with protein sequence MSMQMFGGLTLKELGRRTWRESNEDNVWGGAAQLGYYFLLALFPMLIFLFSLLGFLPDAQESIVKMLARVVPGQAMTLVYQFVQDVVEHRSGGLLSLGVLGTLWAASSGITAIMGTLNVAYDVEEGRPFWKVRLTALGLTAGLALLITGGAVLVMFADKFSQRLTEILGLGGFFTIASSVVGYALGLACVFIGIELIYYFGPNLKQQWRWITPGAVFAAAGIILGSLGFSLYMRIAPSNSATYGSLGAVITLLLWLYLLGLVLLIGGEINSEIEHATQKPQERKESEPELKAA
- a CDS encoding succinate dehydrogenase/fumarate reductase iron-sulfur subunit, with translation MNLTLRVWRQRNAADPGQFVEYQANQISEHMSFLEMLDVVNEGLIKAGQEPIAFDHDCREGICGTCGMVINGVAHGPLMATTTCQLHMRHFKDGDTITLEPWRAQSFPVIKDLVVDRSAFDRIIQAGGYISVATGGTPDGNSVPIAKPDADRAMDAAACIGCGACVAACKNASAMLFVAAKAAHLNTLPQGKVEKDRRVVNMVKAMDAEGFGNCTVIGSCEAVCPKEISLDFISQLNREYLRAFLRAKE
- a CDS encoding succinate dehydrogenase cytochrome b subunit yields the protein MNILVRAYSSSLGKKYVMAITGLALFVFVIGHMAGNLQIYMGREAINGYAAFLKSKPGLLWTARVSLLAIVIMHITAALQLVSANSDARPTKYATGKPVAASYASRTIFVSGLVIFAFIIYHLMHFTLGVTNPEFMSLQDPADPLHHDVYGMMVRGFSNPWVSGFYILAMALLCLHLSHGVSSSLQSLGIRNRSNVAAIHRTARLAALVIFLGNISIPISVMAKWVR
- a CDS encoding fumarate reductase/succinate dehydrogenase flavoprotein subunit translates to MLTTTSLEYRVAVEALNGQPPKGALADKWTRYKDHIKLVNPANKRKFDIIVVGSGLAGGSAAATLSELGYNVKCFCYQDSPRRAHSIAAQGGINAAKNYRNDGDSVYRLFYDTIKGGDYRSREANVYRLAEVSVNIIDQCVAQGVPFAREYSGYLANRSFGGAQVSRTFYARGQTGQQLLLGAYQALSKQIGLGGVKMFPRTEMLELVVVDGHAKGIVVRDLVTGQISSHAADAVVLATGGYGNVFFLSTNAKGCNVTATYRAYKRGAFFANPCYTQIHPTCIPQSGDYQSKLTLMSESLRNDGRVWVPRRAGDARPPNEIAEEDRDYYLERKYPSYGNLAPRDISSRAAKQVCDEGRGVGPGGRGVYLDFRDAINRLGERVIRERYGNLFEMYERITGENAYRVPMRIYPAVHYTMGGLWVDYNLMSNIPGLFVIGEANFSDHGANRLGASALMQGLADGYFVLPYTIGNYFAGEKPAKPNTGSPEFLAAEDEVAARTRRLLAIQGRRTVTDFHRQFGKIMWDKCGMARNAAGLEEALEEIPALREEFWQNVAVLGDGNDLNQSLEYAGRVADFLEFGELLVLDALHRNESCGGHFREEFQTEDGEALRDDANYSYVAAWEYQGLHERPVLHKEPLEYEEVHFTQRSYK
- the priA gene encoding primosomal protein N' → MFAEVAVPVHIRQTFTYRLPGDMARRAHAGSRVVVPFGKKLLTGFIVALHHELAGEVTEGDVKEVEELVDESPIITRDILHLTKWMSDYYHAPWGECLRTALPAGATVATEQVLTITEAGRAALAQVSAGFSWSSSKLQALELVAASGHLGTRELERHLSKSHASALVRQLERAGFVRVAERVGESRLKPKLQNAVRLSERAFDGGTGDSPLTPSQQRVVETLEEAGEPFTFSDLLETADVSASVVRTLEKRGLVEVFAREVRRDPLAHVEQQELELVTLNDDQQRALDRIIARLDERHYATFLLHGVTGSGKTEIYIRAMREATRRGQSALMLVPEIALTPVFSRRLRAIFGDAVAILHSSLSEGERTDEWRRIKDGEARVCIGTRSAVFAPLDNLGIIVVDEEHETSYKQDETPRYHGRDTAIMRALRANAVVVLGSATPSLESVHNATTGKYEYIRLDTRYGNRALAAVETVDMREVFKRHGKQVTFSDELKTAMAESFERGEQVMILLNRRGFSSFAMCRSCGDAIHCPNCDVTLTYHRYNQSLQCHYCNYIRPAPRVCPACDGQYIQYVGEGTEQLEAKLRELFPDKSIARIDRDTTRRRGSLEHLLMEFAAGTIDLVVGTQMIAKGHDFPNVTLVGVISVDAGLCLPDFRAAERTFQLLTQVAGRAGRGDRPGRVVIQTYHPEHYSLVCAKAQDYDQFYRREIEFRRSMHYPPFNALINICIHDKEFDRANNTATDLAKALRGETRDSLLRVLGPAPAPISRIKGEHRFQILIKARSRARARETLDAAMTKLLARGINPRSISIEVDPVSLM
- a CDS encoding Uma2 family endonuclease; translation: MTTHATSYLVDAIAHMPAGGRLTLYDVSWEEYEQLLDELGDCALRISYFRGRLEIMSPTLRHERPKDLLLQLVTLLAIETDLTLETAGSTTFKDEQLQMGAEPDTCFYVKNAEQIIGKEEINLMTDPPPDVVVEIDIWSESVGKMEFYAAIGVPEFWRYRKSRLYIYHLSDEGYVEAPASRAFPLLTAEVLTRFLEQNKRDGQSATLRAFREWLRAAR